The DNA region GAGGAGCAGTAATTCTGTCGGCCTGCAGGAATGTCCTGTTTGTcttggtgtgtgtttgttcactGTACTCTGTGTTATGCTTACAAGGCTGGCATTtggactggtgtgtgtgtgtgtgtgtgtgagccattGAGTCTGTACCGGTCTGGGTGTTTGATACCTTTGTGTGGGAACCAAGCTGCTTCCTGCCTTCAGACCACAACAGCAAGTGGTGCTATTGCCCGTACACATAAGGTcaggaatgagagaaagagagagagtgtgagagagaagcaCTTCATTGAATTGCCTCGATTCAAAAATTTACTTAATTTCCACATTTATACATATTACAAAACTAATATAAAACAGACTGAGTTAAAATGGAAAACTGTTTTGTGGTCAGATGAATCCAGGTTTTATATTATAAATGAGCTCCAGCCCAGAGAAGACAGCAGCATGTTTGGACTGTGATGACATATGGCTTCGCATTTGCATGATAAAGCTTTAACTTGCATTTGTGGGCTGCACAACAAATGGTGAACCGTGTTCACAGACAGTGATCtccagtgatttccagtacagaattatgcctgtttttaatgcattgccacctgagggcctgaagatcactagCATCCAATACTGCCCATCAGCCTTTTCCCTTgcacacagggatttctccagattctctttTTCGTTCcatatttttcttctaaaaaaatgcctctttaaaatataaattgtataCACCAATTTTCTATTGTTACTGTAGTTTTATTAGTACTTACTTTTCTCTACTCTCAACTGTTTTTAGAATGTGATGCAAGCCTAAAAtgcaataataaacaaataatagtttgttcataaatgaaataaaatcaaattaaatgtttgaaacattgcatttttattttattcgcATTTTCCAGTTACCTTGCCTTAACTTTTTCTAGGGTTTTATTTGGGGTGTATTATGCCCCTTAATTGCTGCATGCTGTGTATGTACACAAAGAGGAGTCAGACTTCATTACAACCCTAATATCCCTTtccttcttttattgtttaatgagtgacaatagcctgcctcaacttttCACCTGTAACTGATTCCAAAATCTGAGCCAATGTATAAAAGTCACAAGTTCACACAGCAAACAAACTATACATACCATAGTGAAGTTGATCCTGATAAGATTATCTCTTTTGGTCAaagcaaattttggtcctttggtctaAAATGTGGTTTAAACCACCTTTCACACATAGTATTTTGGCCCAGACAAGACAACATAGGTGTGAAAGCAGTCTAAATGTAGCAATGTTTTATTCTAATTAATGTTAGTCTACTAATAATTAAATGTTAACACAATGCGAACAGTAGTGCTGGTGATTTAAGTGGTATATAAGACGGGATATGAAGCAAAATAATATGCATTCTCACAGTACATAATTCAGTATatagaacaataaatacatagGTCAGGGTTGATGTGACCTATAGACCTATAGTCATTTAGCCATTTAGGCCCAATGCTGCTGTATGGTGAAAATAGACTATGACGGCACTGAGCTGCATGTATGGGACTGCATGCACATGCTCTAAAATGTCAGTGCTATAAGCAGGGCCCACCCTCCTCCGTGTGCATGCTTTCCTGTTCCCCTCCCATTTCCAGCCTCTCTGTTTGGCACGGATATCCCCAGGAAAAGGCAACACGGATCGTGATGTCAGTAGCTGCAGCTCAGCAGCTCTCCTCTGTGGGAATTTAAAGAAACAGGCCCCGTTCACTCACTCCAGtgtggtgtaagtgtgtaaagaCTATAGCTACACACTGTGAGTATCCTGAGGACAAAGTTGAGTAATCACTCTCTTGCTCAACAGAACTACTACCTGAAAGCTACTTTTAGGGAATGATACATCTTGAGGTGTGTTCTCTTGAGCACAGCTGTCTTTAAGCTCGCCGTTCCCACGCCACTTCACATGACTCACGTGTAACCAGATGTCTTTAAAAGATAGGGTTTCATGCCAATTTAGCATCTGTTAAGACAGTGTTTTATACAGCATCTTTCTGAAAGTCGTCTTTCTTCCCATCACccaaaaagcacacacacataacactcacacacacacagatgccttCACTttgctaatatacagctctgaaaaaaaaattaaatttgattttaccaaattgaaaacctttggaatataatcaattgaaagatggatgatcacaagccatcaaacaaagctgaactgcttggatttttgcacatAAAATTCACCAAAAaaagggtgtaagactggtggaggagaacatgtcaagatgcatgaaaactgtgattaaaaaacagggttataccaccaaatattgatttctgaactcttaaatctttatgaatatgaacttggtttctttgcattatttgaggtataaaagttccttttttgttattcagccatttctcattttctgcaaataaatgctctaaatgacaatattttattttggaatttgggagaaatgttgtccataatttagaataaaaaaacatgttcaatttattcaaacatatacctataaatagcaacatcaaaGAAGCTGATTTAGAAATTGgagtggtcccttaattttttatagagctgtatatgttcAAAACATGGCCAGGGCCTGTCCAGTCACGTCATAATCACTTCAAAAGTAAGTATATATCTCCATTTGACCTAAAAGTCAAGTACAacttttctatgttttttaaaCCAACTAGAATAGAAAATAGTGTACTGGATAATGTAGAATAGAAAACATAGTCAACTATATAGTGAATAGGGCACAGGCAGGCTGCTGATGTTGGATTTCCTagaaactctaaactctaaaagtCTTTTTTAAGATGGTCAGTTTACAAGACATATAATAAGTCTATTTCCTTTTCTTGTGTAGGGTAAAGtggaaaatgtaaattaaatgaaatgcGAAGTGTATTGAAGCTGTGTCCTATATACTAAATGGCAGAAATCTAAAGTAGTGCATTACAGGCACAGGCAAGCTGCTGGTGAGTTTCCATAAAATGACTTCTGTTGAGTCACATGTGGATTTCAAAATTAAGCAAAATTTCCGTTTCACCAAAAGGTTAACTTGGAAAAAAAGGTGTcattattaagtaattattaaatCATGAGATGGAGTCAGAACAAACCTgtgtgtatctctcagcttgtccagaaatgcatgtgtaaagtgtgtcccaTAGAAGTGGctccaaatgtaaaaaaaaaaagaaaaggtttctTTAGGGAGAACCCAGGCTTATTATCTCATTGCTAATCTTTACAAACAAACTTTTGTGAGCAACATGAGCTATTGGCTTATACAATTGAATTATTTGGGACAATTTGCAGACATATTTATAGACTGTGTTCAAATGTTTCCCTAATGTCTCCTCTAAAACTAAATAACACTAATGTGGAGTCACCCTCTTTGATGAAGTAACAGACTTTTTTTGGAGAGGCATTAGCCTCTAATAGAACTCTGTGGTGAATATTTAATCTAGATCAGTGTGTTCTAAAAGTGATGGTGGACGATTAGTTCTGGATTCAAATGATAATGGATAgagttccagagaacacagttccactgctccacagctcagtgttgGGAGGCTTGGCATGCTTGACCTTGGGTACACCAACTCTAGATCCAGTACTTATAGTGTAACAACAGTGCCCTCTGCTGACCGTGCAAAATGATTATGCAGACCAGTGTTATACTGCAATATTGTCTTTTTATTATTACAATCAGCACAATTTTCAAAAAAGATATAAGAATAGAAAACACAGAAACTACAAGGACCAATGAACATCCACTAAAAATAATACTATACAATTAAGAGTACTGCTTTagttttaagtctcttatttctTAATATTGcgtatcatatcatatcacaCTAACGAATAACAGTCTTTATAGAGTACAAGCAgataacacaaaaataaacagataatgAAAATGCAgttctttgttgttttttccaACATATGGACGAGATCTGACATCTGAACATGATCAGACAAGACTCTGATGACTCCTACTTCACTGCTGCTGTTGTGTTTCTAGAAGAGATAATGTTATATGAGTATTTGAAAAGATACAACATAAatattgaatactgaataatatattttatatattttttaaattggtcGTTCTTACTTTGGTTCTGGGATAGGACATGGATCTGtatataaaaaagatataaaagaaaaTTGTCACATACAGTAGCTTCATAAAAAGCAAAATACTAATAAATCTATAGAATGACATTAGAAACCCTTCAAAACTTATTTTATCCTAAAAAGGCAACCTCCACGTCCACCATACTGTTTGATTAGAGTCTGGAACAGATTTATATTTGCTCTGTAAACACCACAAGCACTGTGTTCTATTACACTACACTCATCCAAGTCTAATGTCTTATTTACTCAGCATTTCTCCTCTACACAACACAGATTCAGACCTACCTATAACAGTTGGCATAGCGATAGACTCTGCAGAAAAGCCCAAAGACAAAGCATAAGTCCTGAATTTCTCCTCCAACTCTGGCCTGTGGACAGGAGTTCGGCCTAAAGCAGGGATATGGAGAAAAGAGTACAGCACAAAAAATGAATGTTGTCActcagtgcaatcaaatcctcacaacagtgcctcaaaatctagtagaaagccttcattGTGCAGGAGTGTTCTACAAAAGCaggttaatgttttgttttttttattaattaatgaatgaGCAAATGTCCCAATGCTTTAGTGATATATAGTATGGTAATGTAACCAAATATTGTATAGATATTTCCAAAATACTAACTTATTAGAGTTCATTAcaatttaaatacttaaaaaaacaaaatactcatTTAGGTGGCATTTAGGTGGACTCTTATCTGGGgtattgttaacttgtgttttctaaggctggtaactctgatgaacttatcctgtgcaacagaggaaactcttggtctccCTTTTCttgactctacctcttcacaatttcacaattgatgctctcaaacacattaagacggCAATAAATTTAAGTAATCAGCTCTTGGAAAGTTCAGCACAGCAttgattccaggtgactctacctcataaagctgactgagaaaatccagccaagatgtgcaaaactgtctctagcaagaggtgctacattaaagaatataaaatataaaacatattctggtttgtttaacaaatttgtttactttttttatgtttttcttcatagttttgatgattttgtattaatctacaatgcagaacattttataataatgaaaaaccactgaattaaTGGTGTATCCTaacatttgactggtaccatatatacagtattaacatGCATATAACAATATTCTTTAGACAAAGTAAGCATGACTAGCTTAAAAGCACAGTATGCAAAAGAAAGCCACAGTTGATGACCCAAAGCATACcacatctgtcaaacatggtggagagAGCGCTATGTATGTTCAATACTACATTAATACAGGGAGGGGCCTCATGCACTCACTATAGAGAGCCACCTGTGTGTACTCCTTTTCCATCTTCTTGTATTTCAGGACCAGTCCATAATCAGTGTAGTTGGTCTCCACCACAGTGATGTCTTTCTCTATCTTGTGTCCTTATAGTGGAGAGAAACACATAATCAGTGCTTTATAAGAATTCACTTAAAAATCTATTAAACTCACCTGCAAATGTATTTGGTTCATTTTAGTCTCATTAAAAGGATAAACATTATTATTCCCTAGTTCATTAAAGGatctactgtttttttcccaCATTTTTTATAGCAGAGGTGCTATTTAATCTATGAAATATCACAAGCAGAATTAcacatcaacattttttttttttacatattgaaTTTGTctattcacattcataaatgtgaATGACCTGTGTCTTATGCTGATTTCCAACTTTCCGCCAGAATATGAATCCCTTAACAAATGTTATTTGTTTGCTATTCACAAATGTAAACAACAGAAATCGCAAAAGTAATTTGTTGTGAAGAAACTgctgtacacatacacaccaatTGTGGCACAAACACTGGTGCTGGCATCTTTGCACAATTGCATCTGTGCACAAAATCAGATTTAATTTACTTCAGCTTGGTAACATTAACGTAGCCATCTGAtgacaaaaatatcaaatatttacaatttacacaattACATTGTGTAAACTGATGTAAACTGATTAAGTTGATCCAAAATGTCCTGGAACAAAATATTGGCACTCTAACTctctaatttaatgttttattttattttatactataaAGTTACTTTTTTATGGAATGTTAAAAATCAATATATTGCCTCTGTCAGAAACAAAAccttttttctaaaatcttaattTTCAATTAAAATCAGACTAATAATATTTAATTCCGGGTTTCCAGGTTTTAAAATCACTAAAAAAGGCAAAATAGATTTAATCAGGTGTTCAGTCGTTTGTCTagtgctatacacacacacacaaataagctATTTGTGAAATTCTATCTGTATATCATTTTGTTCCACTGATAAGTTCACCCTAGCTTCTTTGATTGGTGGCATATGGCTCCAGAATTACTGGTGCTGTTTAAGAAAAGAGCACTTTTCCACAGTCTGCCCTTTCCTCCGTATATTACCCCTCTGATCAGCGAGTTCTACACTATCTTTCCACAGTTCACATGTTGTTTGTGTGAGCATGTGAATCATGGTTACATAAGAACAGAGGAAGTGGGACTTACTTTCGCTGAAATAAGTGAACAGTCCTGGAACGTCTGTCTTCTCATAATCATAATAACTAGGTGTGCATTTCTTTGGCCTGAGTGGAGAAATAAAGAAGattaaataaagagataaaagacggatttggataaaaaaataatttttgggCCAAAACCAGAAGGCTACAAAAGGCTACATATCATACATGATTGTTGCAAGTTGTCCTTATTCTTGCCACATTTTTGACCACCAAATAAATCAAATAGATTAAATGTCCTTAGATtataactaaattaaattaaaattaaaatacttaGTAATACATAAACATGCAGTAAATTATTAGCTCAAAAGTATAATATGATGAAGATGAAGCAACAGATCCAAAAGCATACTGcacctgttaaacatggtggagagAGTATTATGCATGTTCAGTATTACTCTAGGTACACTAACTTACTGATTACTGGTTAATGTACAGTACAGGTTAAAAGGAGTTTAAATCCAAGAGAAAAAAATGCTGGATTTGGAAAACATATAAGAACTTTTAgtcaaaactgaacaaaatggccaaaaggctaaaaaaaacaagaatggtTGTTgccagttttgtttatttttggcaCATATTTTaccactgaataaattaaatagcctaaatgtattttttgtcttGCTAAAAATGTCCAGTATAAATATTTGGCCTTTTCACTTAATTTTCTGTTTTGGTAATTTTTGCTCacataattttggttgccaaatattaggtgaatacattataaatatacacttaATGACATTTACAATTTGTTTACCTCTAAAATGTTTGAagacaactttacagaagaattaaaaaaaaaggaaaaggtacTCAAAGTCGTTTACGCAGATTTCTATATTCTTTACTTCTAGATTTATGTTATAAagtcaaaaaaggaaaaaagactacaaggtacaaggtttttgcataaaTGTGGCAATATGCTCTAAGATTGGTTAACATGGTTTTTGCTGAAGTGTGTGAAAATGACACTAAGCATAGCTTAGCAGGTAGCATGTAAACTCTCTACCTATGAGATCAGTTCATTTGTAAAGTAGGAACACTGTACCCAGTCATTGTCCACATGGAGAGGCTGGCACTTCCGTTTACAGTAGCATCCAGGTGTCCCTTGGAGATCAGCAGTCTGTCTTTATATTTGATAAATAATGGAGATTCATAGGCCATGCCAACGCGATACCATTCACCTGAAAACTGAGATAAAAACTGACAGGTTAGAGCCTCTAATTATACATGGGTTGAGTTAAACTCGTTTATAAAAGCCAAGTATTGCATCTTTCTACTCTTATTAAAGACCGGTTTATCTatgcatttatttaatgtttctcTCTCTAGGCTAGAATgtgagatgctaggctaatgttgctaataaacATTTATGCTGCATTAAATACCATTTAAAGCATAAGTAAATGACACTTGAACAGTGGAAAACTCTAGATGTTTAGCAGATATGTTGCACATATATGCTTgtacttctttttctttctcaaaaataaacatcactgtggtTTAAATAATAAAGTCCATCCAATGCATTTTACTACTAGAATTTGAAAATCAACATTGTATTTGAATTGAATAAAATCATGGCCAACCCAAATTTcgcttttttaacttttaacacatttaagttaCATAGACTCACTCCAGCAATTCTCCCACAAGCTGAACAAAATggctttaaataaatatacacacattttacagcTATAAATCAGTGTCTATATATACATGGATAAATCTCAAAtgcagtataaaaataataacacaacacATGTCACAtgtgaaaattttttgaaaatCAAATATTTTAGCTAATACATTTAATCTGTTCTAAGTGATAATTCAGGTTTATTTGTATTTCAAACTACCCCTTTAAAAGGAATAATGATCAATGAAAAATCTAATCAACATAGTTTTTCCCTCTTccagtatatatttaattactttaGCGTAGGTCGTCCAGACTGAAATCATCTTTAGTTATTGTCACTGTTAGATTGAATTAAGTTAAGGAAAATTAATCACATTGGTTTGTTAAGTAAGTAATAAAGTTTGCCCTAAGCGTTATGCTATACAGACTTGTTGAATGAAATTAATTAAAGATGAAAGTCTTTAATCATATCATGATTGCTTTATTTCAGGTACACTGATCTTGCAGCAGCTTAGCACCACCCACTCATGCAATACCTACTCAAATGTTTCATAGTCTTTTTGATGGATAAACCCAACTAATACTTGGAGCTAGGTGTTTATGTACTttgtatgatatatatatatatattttttatttggcaaCTTTTGCTTAGTCATGCCTTGGGAAGGCTGTTTTCCAAAAACTGaacggattttttttttattgggtaaACTGTGTTTTTAGCACCAGTAAATAACTGAAAACAGCTGCTCTGAGCTCACAGTTAAAAAGTAAAGATGATGTTATGTAGATTTCAGATAGATGGCATGAGTTTAGCATTCAGCTATCTTAAAGTGACTTTAATAAATTACCATTGGAATGCTAAATAGGACACAAACACtaaaacatcattttaaaatTACATGTTCTGTTATGTAGTAACTACTAAAAATTATTCAATAACTATTGATtaatcagtaactactataactaACTAATATGTAATAGGGTATAAACCCCTAAACctctaaaatgtaaatgtaagttcACATCTGATAATATTACAGTTAACATCACTTTCATaggccctacaatagaaccctgtggcacTTCAAAAACCTGGCAAAAATAGTTTTATGGTTTAAGGGGTTATGTACATTTTAGACTTACTTTTTAGAACTTTAGAACCTTTTACCAGAATAATATTGTTTAGCAACAGTATTTGTACTAGTATTTGTATTTAAGGATGGTCCTTTTATTTTCCTTCTCTTTCCGGTTGTTCATAACTAGACTATGTTTATTAACATAACATCTTTTTTGAGAGTATATCACAGAGACTAGGGGTAAAAATTTACAGCAATTGGTTATGATAGCACTTTTTAATGTTCCactatacagccctggaaaaaattaacagaccacttcagtttctgaatcagtttctctgatttcgctatttataggtatatgttcgagtaaaatgaacattgttggttttttaataaactacagacaacatttctcccaaattacaattaaaaatattgtcatttagagcatttatttgcagaaaatgagaaatgactgaaataactaaaaagatgcagaactttcagacctcaaataatgctaagaaaataTGCATATGCataaaatatgcataaaatatgcataaaaatatgcaaaaaaatgttaatatgcataaagttttaaaaattcagaaatcaataacctCAATTCAGTTAAATGACAATTACAAACTAATTTTAAAATTGTCCCAAACACCTGATTCCAACTTCTAACTAATGCTGTTGATGATCAATTGAGTTTCACTacatattatgttattttatgtgAGCTTTTGAAGATAAGCCACAGGGCACCATTAACCATTAACCTTTTTGACCTCATCATTGTTTTTGAATTGAACAACAACATGGCCGACCCAAATTTCGCTTTTTaactttaaacacttttaagttacacaGACCCCAGCAACTTTCCCAGCAATCTCAAAAAATGGctttaaacatacacacattttacagGTTTAAATCAGTGTGTCTACACATATATAATGCTTAAATGCAGTACATAAAAAAGGTATATAAACTGGTCAAATCACAAACTAAAGGCGACTCATGGTTTACTTATTTCACTCACCTGCTCCACATCAAAATCAGGCTGAGGCTGAATATCAGTGTATTGAAGACAGTGTGTCCACAGCACTATACTACATAGAACTGCCACCACCAGAAACATCTTTAAACAGTTATCCAGAGAGCACAGCAAAGCCTGCACAGCCCAGCGAGGACAGGGTCAGTGTGAACAGGCTGCTACAGGCACTCAGGGGCTTTATGTGTGGAACTCTGAGCAGGCCAGGCCCCCAAACACCAGCATGATCCCACCACCATAAAACTGAAACTGGAATGACAGCACATTCCCTAATATGTGCCTAGACAAGCATTGCTATAGATACAGATCTGAATCAAATCCTTCCAGGAACACACTTAAAATCCGATTACAGTAGTGGTTTTACTGTAAGGACAGTTACACATCATTCTCACATTCTCTAACAGACATACGCCATGAAAAGGTCTGAGTTCTGCTGGTCAAAGTCTCTGTTTACTGTGAATAGTTAACCAAgcacaaccccaattccaaaaaatGTGGGGCGTTGGGTAAAATGTAAACAAATGGGAATAAAAACAGAATGTGACTATAGAACATAGAACAGGACATTTTAGAACTTAATGGCAACAACAGATCATAAAAGTTGAGACGTGGCAACAGAAGTTTCACATTACTGAGTTTTAAAATGAGTATCCTCTAAGAAGCAAAGATGAGCAAACATTCACCAATCAGTGTAAAAGTGTGGctaaaaatgggggaaaaaaattaaacaattaaaaaaagacttGCAAAGACTTTAGACATCCTACAATCAGTAGTACATAATATTATAAAAGCTTTATAGAATCAGGAGAAATGCCTAGTAATGAGTGACAAGGCTGACTGACGGTCAGTAtcagatgctggtgatcttttgCATCTAAAAAcatgtactggaaatcactgtatGGACTCAGCAACGCTTCCAGAAATCACTGTCTGTAAACACAGTTCACTGTGCAATCCATAAATTCAAGTTAAATTAGTATCAAGGAAAGTAGAAGACCTATATCCACACCACCCAGAAACTCTACAGTCTTCTCTGGACCACACATTGTTTAAAATGAACTAAGGCAAAATGGAAATTCACTTTTTTAATATtcctttttacatttaatttttacattttagttctCTAAAAGGGAGATGCCTCACATTCTATGCTGAAAAACAAACGTGTTGATTTACAGTCA from Astyanax mexicanus isolate ESR-SI-001 chromosome 22, AstMex3_surface, whole genome shotgun sequence includes:
- the lcn15 gene encoding lipocalin-15 isoform X1, producing MFLVVAVLCSIVLWTHCLQYTDIQPQPDFDVEQFSGEWYRVGMAYESPLFIKYKDRLLISKGHLDATVNGSASLSMWTMTGPKKCTPSYYDYEKTDVPGLFTYFSERHKIEKDITVVETNYTDYGLVLKYKKMEKEYTQVALYSRTPVHRPELEEKFRTYALSLGFSAESIAMPTVIDPCPIPEPKNTTAAVK
- the lcn15 gene encoding lipocalin-15 isoform X2, translating into MFLVVAVLCSIVLWTHCLQYTDIQPQPDFDVEQFSGEWYRVGMAYESPLFIKYKDRLLISKGHLDATVNGSASLSMWTMTGPKKCTPSYYDYEKTDVPGLFTYFSERHKIEKDITVVETNYTDYGLVLKYKKMEKEYTQAELLSTGQSWRRNSGLMLCLWAFLQSLSLCQLL